One Pseudomonadota bacterium genomic region harbors:
- a CDS encoding aldo/keto reductase translates to MDPTLRRRLGRTSLSLTQMGFGGAPLGNLFERVPAAAAAAALERALAAGLGYFDTAPLYGHGLSEERMGKVLAAVPRERFLVSTKVGRLLVPAPAGKAEGGNFIDVPPLSIAYDYSYDGALRSVEASLTRLGLDRIDILLIHDIDRFTHGAEAQPSRFREAIEGAYPALARLRKEGTVGAIGLGVNEWQVCQQAAEAADFDCFLLAGRYTLLEQEALESFLPLCERRGIGIIIGGPFNSGILAMGPVAGATYNYAPAPPAVLERVRLLAEISKAHGTELAAAALQFPLFHPAVVSVIPGARSPEEVKANLALMRRPIPDALWRDLKSAGLVRRDAPTPVQ, encoded by the coding sequence ATGGATCCGACGCTTCGACGCCGGCTCGGCAGGACGTCTTTGTCGTTGACGCAAATGGGCTTCGGCGGCGCGCCTTTGGGCAATCTCTTCGAGCGGGTTCCCGCCGCAGCGGCGGCCGCGGCCTTGGAGCGGGCGCTCGCCGCCGGGCTCGGCTATTTCGACACGGCACCGCTTTACGGCCATGGTCTCAGCGAGGAGCGCATGGGCAAGGTGCTGGCCGCCGTGCCCCGGGAGCGCTTCCTTGTCTCGACCAAGGTCGGCCGGCTCCTCGTTCCCGCGCCCGCCGGCAAGGCGGAGGGCGGCAACTTCATCGACGTGCCGCCGCTCTCGATCGCCTACGACTACAGCTATGACGGCGCGCTCCGCTCCGTCGAGGCGAGCCTGACGCGTCTTGGCCTCGACCGGATCGACATCCTCCTCATCCACGATATCGATCGCTTCACCCATGGCGCCGAGGCGCAGCCGTCTCGTTTCCGCGAGGCGATCGAGGGAGCCTATCCGGCGCTGGCGCGCTTGCGGAAAGAAGGCACGGTCGGCGCGATCGGCCTCGGCGTCAACGAATGGCAAGTCTGCCAGCAGGCCGCCGAGGCAGCGGATTTCGACTGCTTCCTCCTGGCTGGGCGCTACACGCTCCTGGAGCAGGAAGCCCTCGAATCCTTCCTGCCGCTCTGTGAGCGCCGCGGCATCGGCATCATCATCGGCGGACCGTTCAACTCCGGCATCCTCGCCATGGGTCCGGTCGCCGGCGCCACCTACAACTATGCGCCCGCACCGCCCGCCGTGCTCGAACGCGTGCGGCTTCTGGCCGAGATCAGCAAGGCGCATGGCACCGAGCTCGCGGCGGCGGCGCTGCAATTTCCGCTGTTCCATCCCGCGGTCGTCTCGGTCATTCCCGGTGCCCGGTCGCCGGAGGAGGTCAAGGCCAATCTCGCCTTGATGCGCCGGCCGATCCCCGATGCGCTCTGGCGGGATCTCAAAAGCGCCGGGCTCGTTCGCCGGGATGCGCCGACGCCGGTCCAATGA
- a CDS encoding ribose ABC transporter, which translates to MLKGIDLLLNADLLYALASMGHGDEIAVVDANFPAASVARRLIRLDGVDAPRALAAILTVLPLDSFVATPVHVMQVVGDPKAVPPAVRDFRPIVERAAGRPIEPNPLERHAFYERARACYAIVATGEGRKYGNIILAKGVIATD; encoded by the coding sequence ATGCTCAAAGGTATCGATCTCTTGCTCAATGCCGACCTGCTCTACGCGCTGGCTTCCATGGGCCATGGTGACGAGATCGCCGTGGTCGACGCGAACTTCCCGGCGGCCAGCGTGGCGCGCCGGCTGATCCGGCTGGACGGGGTCGATGCGCCCCGCGCGCTGGCGGCGATCTTGACCGTGCTGCCTCTCGACAGCTTCGTGGCAACGCCCGTCCATGTCATGCAGGTCGTCGGCGATCCGAAGGCGGTGCCACCCGCGGTCCGCGACTTTCGCCCGATCGTGGAGCGCGCAGCCGGTCGCCCGATCGAGCCCAATCCCCTCGAGCGCCATGCCTTCTACGAGCGGGCGCGCGCCTGCTACGCCATCGTGGCCACCGGCGAGGGGCGCAAATACGGCAACATCATCCTCGCCAAGGGCGTCATCGCGACCGACTAG
- a CDS encoding sugar ABC transporter permease has translation MIIRSEGERFAWTLVAPTAAMMLAILGLPLMFSLFVSFHDWDLTRIPNRLEWAGLQNYVELVAGIETWRALQFTLIYTVACVGGEFVLGLVLALLLHHAPVGRQMFTAILVLPMMMTPIVSGLVWRLMYNPTYGVINQSLGLGNVLWLGEVDSAVLAVIIATIWQNTGFVMILLLAGLQSLSKEPFEAARIDGASAWQSFRYVMLPLLAPTILVVLLIRTIFEFRAFDVIWILTQGGPAGATEALSLLNFRMGFRYFAIGPAAALSWIMLAATAVLSVGYIRALGRAR, from the coding sequence ATGATCATCCGATCCGAGGGGGAGCGTTTTGCATGGACGCTGGTCGCGCCGACCGCCGCCATGATGCTGGCGATCCTCGGGCTGCCGCTGATGTTCTCGCTCTTCGTCAGCTTCCATGATTGGGATCTGACGCGGATTCCAAATCGGCTCGAATGGGCTGGGCTGCAGAACTATGTCGAGCTCGTCGCCGGCATCGAGACCTGGCGGGCCTTGCAGTTCACCTTGATCTACACGGTTGCCTGCGTCGGCGGCGAGTTCGTCCTCGGCCTCGTTCTCGCCCTCTTGCTGCACCATGCGCCGGTCGGCCGGCAAATGTTCACCGCGATCCTCGTGCTGCCGATGATGATGACGCCGATCGTGAGCGGCCTTGTCTGGCGGCTCATGTACAACCCGACCTATGGCGTGATCAATCAGAGCCTCGGCCTCGGCAATGTGCTGTGGCTGGGCGAGGTCGACTCTGCCGTGCTGGCGGTGATCATCGCGACGATCTGGCAGAACACCGGCTTCGTGATGATCCTGTTGCTGGCGGGTTTGCAATCCCTGTCCAAGGAGCCCTTCGAGGCGGCGCGCATCGACGGCGCCTCGGCCTGGCAATCGTTTCGCTACGTCATGCTGCCGCTGCTCGCACCGACGATTCTGGTCGTGCTCCTCATCCGGACCATCTTCGAGTTTCGCGCATTCGACGTCATCTGGATCTTGACCCAGGGCGGACCCGCAGGCGCCACGGAGGCCCTCAGCCTCCTCAATTTCCGCATGGGTTTTCGATATTTCGCAATCGGCCCTGCCGCGGCCTTGTCGTGGATCATGCTGGCGGCGACGGCGGTTCTGTCCGTGGGCTACATCCGGGCGCTCGGTCGTGCCCGCTAG
- a CDS encoding carbohydrate ABC transporter permease, whose product MLFGRRWNLKDILILVALVFASAIFLFPILLVVSVSFKAPIDIMAMPPKWLFQPTLENYRALLGLVPSEFKFDLWLHFRNSILAASGATFLSLLLGTPAAYAFARVSFRGSQTMLLSLLAVRMLPPIATVIPLFLIMRELHLVDSVIGLVIAYTTFNLPFITWIMRSFFLDLPRELEESGWIDGATRWQAFRLLILPLSLPGLVASAIFGLMLAWNDFLFAVILTSRDAPTLPMMTAGFVTDQGVSWGIMMAAGAVIIVPVLVFTLFVQRFLVSGLTSGAMKG is encoded by the coding sequence ATGCTGTTCGGGCGGCGATGGAACCTCAAGGACATCTTGATCCTTGTTGCGCTGGTGTTTGCATCGGCGATCTTCCTGTTTCCGATCCTGCTCGTGGTCTCGGTCTCATTTAAGGCGCCGATCGACATCATGGCGATGCCGCCGAAATGGTTGTTCCAGCCGACGCTGGAGAACTATCGAGCGCTCTTGGGGCTGGTGCCGAGCGAGTTCAAGTTCGATCTTTGGCTGCACTTCCGCAACAGCATCCTCGCCGCCAGCGGCGCCACCTTCCTATCCCTGCTGCTGGGCACGCCGGCTGCTTACGCCTTCGCGCGCGTGTCCTTTCGGGGCAGCCAGACCATGCTCTTGTCGCTGCTCGCGGTGCGCATGCTGCCGCCGATCGCCACGGTGATCCCGCTGTTCCTGATCATGCGCGAGCTGCATCTCGTAGACTCTGTCATCGGCCTCGTCATCGCCTACACGACATTCAATCTGCCGTTCATCACTTGGATCATGCGCAGCTTCTTCCTCGATCTGCCGCGCGAGCTGGAGGAATCCGGTTGGATCGATGGCGCCACGCGCTGGCAGGCGTTCCGGCTGCTGATACTGCCCTTGAGCCTGCCCGGCCTCGTCGCCTCGGCGATCTTCGGATTGATGCTGGCATGGAACGATTTCCTGTTCGCGGTCATTCTGACGAGCCGAGACGCGCCGACGCTGCCGATGATGACGGCGGGCTTCGTCACCGACCAAGGTGTCTCCTGGGGCATCATGATGGCGGCGGGTGCAGTCATCATCGTGCCGGTGCTGGTCTTCACTCTGTTCGTGCAGCGCTTCCTCGTCTCCGGACTGACCTCGGGCGCGATGAAGGGATGA
- a CDS encoding sugar ABC transporter substrate-binding protein produces MDMKWMRIAAAAAVTVFSAAWAMGPAPLMAQQTLRIIGPTGGAVKALTEDLIPAFQTATGVKVEGIFLPQDGLTQKAMTEFVSRAPSFDAIMFETSWGGRYAPFLDDLQPYVIKAGAAYDEADILAAARGMGIADGKTVGLPYRTLGRMLYYRKDLFQEAGLSEPPKTLPQMLEYAQKLTKGDVYGLAILGKQGFGNAYEFGSYLFSSGGTWWDRKSYEVRINDPIGVKALGFYADLRNKQKVVPPEVTTWAWDEWIAGAQNGRYAMTIMHVPYATQIEDPKLSKTAGKWGWADAPGWDSLAQGAPPVGGWLWGLPAESRQKALAWQFIAYVTGKEAQLKSALNANAPSRRSAFMSPELKAKWPWAEVALRSLDRGTPMYNNPEELEAEAALAVNVSEALLGAKTAQQAADESAAKLKQILEKAGRYKK; encoded by the coding sequence ATGGATATGAAATGGATGCGGATCGCCGCTGCGGCGGCGGTGACGGTCTTCTCGGCGGCCTGGGCGATGGGTCCAGCGCCGCTCATGGCGCAGCAGACGCTGAGGATCATCGGACCGACCGGCGGCGCCGTGAAAGCCTTGACCGAGGATCTGATCCCGGCCTTTCAAACGGCAACCGGCGTGAAGGTCGAGGGCATCTTCCTGCCGCAAGACGGCTTGACCCAGAAGGCGATGACGGAATTCGTCTCCCGAGCGCCGTCCTTCGATGCGATCATGTTCGAGACCAGCTGGGGCGGCCGCTACGCGCCGTTCCTCGATGATCTGCAGCCCTATGTCATCAAGGCCGGAGCTGCCTATGACGAGGCGGACATCCTAGCGGCGGCCCGCGGCATGGGCATCGCCGACGGCAAGACCGTCGGCCTTCCCTACCGCACGCTCGGGCGCATGCTCTACTACCGCAAGGACCTGTTCCAGGAAGCCGGCCTGAGCGAGCCGCCGAAGACCCTGCCGCAGATGCTGGAATACGCCCAGAAGCTGACCAAGGGCGACGTCTATGGCTTGGCGATCCTGGGCAAGCAGGGTTTCGGCAATGCCTATGAGTTCGGCAGCTACCTCTTCAGCAGCGGCGGCACCTGGTGGGACCGCAAGAGCTATGAGGTGCGCATCAACGATCCGATCGGGGTCAAGGCCTTGGGCTTCTACGCCGATCTTCGCAACAAGCAGAAGGTCGTCCCGCCGGAAGTGACCACCTGGGCCTGGGACGAATGGATCGCCGGCGCGCAAAACGGCCGCTACGCCATGACGATCATGCACGTTCCCTACGCCACCCAGATCGAGGATCCCAAGCTCAGCAAGACCGCCGGGAAATGGGGCTGGGCCGACGCGCCCGGATGGGACAGCCTGGCGCAGGGTGCCCCGCCGGTGGGCGGCTGGCTCTGGGGCCTGCCTGCCGAGAGCCGGCAGAAAGCGCTGGCTTGGCAGTTCATCGCCTATGTGACCGGCAAGGAGGCGCAGCTCAAGAGCGCGCTCAACGCCAACGCACCCTCGCGCCGCAGCGCGTTCATGAGCCCGGAGCTCAAGGCAAAATGGCCCTGGGCCGAGGTGGCGCTGCGCTCGCTCGATCGTGGTACGCCCATGTACAACAATCCCGAAGAGCTCGAAGCCGAAGCCGCGTTGGCGGTCAACGTGTCGGAGGCCTTGCTTGGCGCGAAGACGGCGCAGCAGGCGGCGGACGAGAGCGCGGCCAAGCTGAAGCAGATCCTGGAGAAGGCCGGCCGCTACAAGAAGTAG
- a CDS encoding DUF2961 domain-containing protein, which yields MGTEDGSIGGPLRGLARLRDVRSRRASSHDRSGGNEDFVWIKPGEAARLLDAEGAGCITHIWMTAACKERHYLRKLVLRMWWDGEETPSVEVPLGDFFGIGHAETRNFASLPLAMSPQAGRGLTCYFPMPFAKAARIEVENQCSETSARLYFYVDYESYTALADDMARFHATWHRENPCDGMSPQGMNFETYQYEGTNRTGEGNYVILEAEGSGHYVGCHLDIHNLTETKGRNWYGEGDDMIFVDGESLPSIHGTGTEDYFNTAWCPQEPFTSPYFGITMPGGPNWSGKISLYRYHVEDPIHFRKSIRVTIEHGHANRRCDDYASTAYWYQAEPHKKQRPLMPVAERLPREDPV from the coding sequence ATGGGGACGGAGGACGGCAGCATCGGCGGGCCGCTGCGTGGACTGGCGCGGCTTCGCGATGTGCGGAGCCGCAGGGCTTCGAGCCACGACCGCAGCGGCGGCAACGAGGATTTCGTCTGGATCAAGCCGGGCGAGGCAGCGAGGCTTTTGGATGCCGAGGGTGCCGGCTGCATCACCCACATATGGATGACGGCGGCGTGCAAGGAGCGCCACTATCTGCGCAAGCTGGTGCTGCGCATGTGGTGGGATGGCGAAGAGACTCCGAGCGTGGAAGTGCCGCTCGGCGATTTCTTCGGCATCGGCCACGCCGAGACGCGGAACTTCGCCTCGCTGCCGCTCGCGATGTCGCCGCAGGCCGGACGCGGTCTCACCTGCTACTTCCCCATGCCCTTTGCCAAAGCGGCGCGCATCGAGGTCGAGAACCAGTGTTCGGAGACATCCGCGCGGCTTTACTTCTACGTCGACTATGAAAGCTACACTGCGCTCGCCGACGATATGGCACGGTTCCACGCGACCTGGCATCGCGAGAATCCCTGCGACGGCATGTCTCCCCAAGGCATGAATTTCGAGACCTACCAATATGAGGGAACCAACCGCACCGGCGAAGGCAACTACGTCATTCTCGAGGCGGAAGGAAGCGGCCACTATGTCGGCTGCCACCTCGACATCCATAATCTAACGGAGACCAAGGGGCGCAACTGGTATGGCGAGGGCGACGACATGATCTTTGTGGATGGGGAGTCCTTGCCAAGCATCCATGGCACCGGGACCGAGGACTACTTCAACACCGCTTGGTGCCCGCAGGAGCCGTTCACCAGCCCCTATTTCGGCATCACCATGCCCGGCGGTCCGAATTGGTCCGGCAAGATCTCGCTCTACCGTTATCACGTCGAGGATCCGATCCATTTCCGGAAATCGATCCGCGTCACCATCGAGCACGGCCACGCCAACCGCCGGTGCGACGACTACGCGAGCACCGCCTACTGGTACCAGGCTGAGCCGCACAAGAAGCAGCGCCCGCTCATGCCGGTTGCCGAGCGGCTGCCGCGCGAGGATCCCGTCTAG
- a CDS encoding ABC transporter substrate-binding protein, translating to MSVAAAALAAAFLAAPAAARAESVLRFVPDADLKVLDATFTTIGTTIDHGYMVFDVLYAPDGKWETKPQMAESHTASADGLTWTFKLRPGLTFHDGSPVTGADVAESIRRWEAKNTLGRTIATFVAEVTAAGVDGVTIKLKAPFAPMIWALGASSNPLFILRQQEARTDPNVPITTMIGSGPFTFEVKDWQPGNKVVYRKFQGYKPRPEPADGVAGGKVVKVDRVDWMYIPDANTAVQALINNEVDAMVVIPPDLLPILKKNPNVVTATPDKLGNQTMLRPNSLVPPFDNPKVRQALLYAVDQNMYLQVMQNDPSMRTLCWSVFMCGTPLETKAGQGDFATPGAKKEKARQLLQEAGYKGEPVVMMNPTDQSVISALTLVSAQLLKDVGFTVDVQNMDWATLVSRRPVKESPAVNKGGWSVFHTWGTGPFMSSPLMNSGAQTPCDGKNWFGWPCDETLEKTRLEFITADTPEKIRDVNERYHKRFYEVVPYVPLGQFVGPVAYRKELKGVLQDVRFSQWNIEK from the coding sequence ATGTCGGTGGCGGCAGCGGCACTGGCCGCCGCGTTCCTGGCGGCACCCGCCGCAGCGAGGGCGGAATCCGTTCTGCGCTTCGTGCCCGATGCGGATTTGAAGGTGCTGGACGCGACCTTCACCACCATCGGCACGACGATCGACCACGGTTACATGGTCTTCGACGTGCTCTACGCCCCGGACGGCAAATGGGAAACAAAGCCGCAGATGGCGGAGTCGCATACCGCCAGCGCCGACGGGCTCACCTGGACGTTCAAATTGCGCCCGGGCCTCACCTTTCATGACGGGAGCCCGGTCACCGGCGCGGACGTGGCGGAGTCGATCCGGCGCTGGGAGGCCAAGAATACGCTCGGGCGTACCATCGCAACATTCGTAGCCGAGGTGACCGCCGCGGGCGTCGACGGCGTCACGATCAAACTCAAGGCACCCTTCGCGCCAATGATCTGGGCGCTCGGCGCTTCGTCCAACCCGCTGTTCATCCTGCGCCAGCAGGAGGCGAGGACCGATCCGAACGTCCCCATCACCACCATGATCGGTTCCGGCCCGTTCACCTTCGAGGTGAAGGACTGGCAGCCCGGCAACAAGGTCGTCTACCGGAAATTCCAGGGCTACAAGCCGAGGCCCGAGCCGGCCGACGGTGTTGCCGGCGGCAAGGTCGTGAAGGTCGACCGCGTCGACTGGATGTACATTCCCGATGCCAATACCGCGGTCCAGGCGCTGATCAACAACGAGGTGGACGCGATGGTCGTGATCCCACCCGATCTGCTGCCGATATTGAAGAAGAACCCGAACGTGGTGACGGCGACGCCGGACAAGCTCGGCAATCAGACCATGCTGAGGCCGAACAGCCTGGTCCCGCCCTTCGACAATCCGAAGGTGCGCCAGGCACTGCTCTATGCCGTCGACCAAAACATGTACCTCCAGGTCATGCAGAACGATCCGTCGATGCGCACGCTTTGCTGGTCGGTGTTCATGTGCGGCACGCCCTTGGAGACCAAGGCCGGGCAGGGCGATTTCGCTACACCGGGCGCCAAGAAGGAGAAGGCGCGGCAGCTTTTGCAGGAGGCCGGCTACAAGGGCGAGCCCGTGGTCATGATGAACCCGACGGATCAGTCGGTGATCTCCGCCCTGACCCTGGTCTCGGCGCAGCTTTTGAAGGATGTCGGGTTTACCGTCGACGTGCAGAACATGGATTGGGCGACGCTGGTCTCGCGCCGCCCGGTCAAGGAGTCGCCGGCGGTCAACAAGGGCGGCTGGAGCGTGTTCCACACCTGGGGTACCGGGCCGTTCATGTCGAGCCCGCTGATGAATTCCGGCGCGCAGACACCTTGCGACGGCAAGAACTGGTTCGGTTGGCCCTGCGACGAGACCCTGGAGAAGACCAGGCTGGAGTTCATCACCGCGGATACCCCGGAGAAGATCCGCGACGTCAACGAGCGCTACCACAAGCGCTTCTACGAGGTCGTGCCCTATGTGCCCTTGGGGCAGTTCGTGGGGCCGGTCGCCTATCGCAAGGAATTGAAGGGCGTGCTCCAGGATGTCCGCTTCTCGCAGTGGAACATCGAGAAGTGA
- a CDS encoding ABC transporter substrate-binding protein, with product MLSMMVGRRIAAGLAFAGLAGLAGLMGSSWTALGATTLKVVAEAEMRSVDPIWTTAGVVYAHGMMIYDMLYGEDELGVPHPQMVESQTASADGLTWTFTLRPGLKWQDGTPVTARDVVPSIRRWAARMAVGAVMMDRTAEMKALDDRRWEIRFKDRFGPVTNVLANSGTPLFVMREKDALTDPFQQVLETVGSGPFIFNKDEWVPGSTWTYRRNPDYLARSGPPAGHSGSKATKLDRVEYTYLPDQAVAVQSVIRGEMDIVQFPPTDLVKLLKNSPNVKVEITNKLGRLGILRPNFLAAPMDNPKIRQVLLYAMDQSQMLNAVVGNPEQEIVCWSGLACRVPLDTKVGLGDFAQPTANKEKARALLKESGYKNETIVLMNPTDQPQITIFAQLAAQQLKEVGFNIDMQSMDWATLVSRRSVKDNPSANRSGWHVFITTSTTGFQGEPLANNALNTTCDGKNWFGWPCDEELNKIRLEFVTAGTSEQRLEIAGRLNKRFYEVVPYVNTGQFVTPAAYRTNISGIIDLGYQVLWAVEKK from the coding sequence ATGTTGTCAATGATGGTTGGCCGGCGCATTGCCGCCGGCTTGGCGTTCGCCGGCCTCGCCGGCCTCGCCGGCCTCATGGGTTCGAGCTGGACGGCGCTCGGCGCCACCACGCTCAAGGTCGTCGCCGAAGCCGAAATGCGCTCGGTCGATCCGATCTGGACCACGGCCGGCGTCGTCTATGCCCATGGCATGATGATCTACGACATGCTCTATGGCGAGGACGAGCTGGGCGTGCCGCATCCGCAAATGGTGGAGAGCCAGACCGCCAGCGCCGACGGCCTCACCTGGACCTTCACGCTCCGGCCGGGCTTGAAGTGGCAGGACGGCACGCCGGTGACGGCGCGCGACGTCGTGCCCTCGATCCGCCGCTGGGCGGCGCGCATGGCGGTCGGCGCGGTGATGATGGACCGGACGGCCGAGATGAAGGCGCTCGACGATCGGCGCTGGGAGATCCGCTTCAAGGATCGGTTCGGCCCGGTGACCAACGTGCTCGCCAATTCCGGCACCCCGCTCTTCGTCATGCGCGAGAAGGATGCGCTGACCGACCCCTTCCAGCAGGTGCTGGAAACCGTCGGTTCCGGCCCGTTCATCTTCAACAAGGACGAGTGGGTCCCCGGCAGCACCTGGACCTATCGCCGCAACCCCGACTACCTCGCCCGCAGCGGGCCGCCCGCCGGCCATTCCGGCAGCAAGGCAACCAAGCTCGACCGGGTGGAATACACCTACCTGCCCGACCAAGCCGTGGCGGTGCAGAGCGTGATCCGCGGCGAGATGGACATCGTCCAGTTTCCGCCGACCGATCTCGTGAAGCTCTTGAAGAACAGCCCCAACGTGAAGGTCGAGATCACCAACAAGCTCGGTCGTCTGGGCATTCTCCGGCCGAACTTCCTGGCGGCGCCGATGGACAACCCGAAGATCCGCCAGGTGCTGCTCTACGCCATGGATCAGAGCCAGATGCTGAATGCCGTGGTGGGCAATCCCGAGCAGGAGATCGTCTGCTGGTCGGGGCTCGCCTGCCGGGTGCCGCTCGACACCAAGGTCGGCCTCGGCGACTTCGCGCAGCCGACGGCGAACAAGGAGAAGGCCCGGGCGCTGCTCAAGGAGTCGGGCTACAAGAACGAGACGATCGTGCTCATGAACCCGACCGACCAGCCGCAGATCACCATCTTCGCCCAGCTCGCCGCCCAGCAGCTGAAGGAGGTCGGCTTCAACATCGACATGCAGAGCATGGATTGGGCAACCCTGGTCTCGCGCCGCTCGGTCAAGGACAATCCCAGCGCCAACCGCTCCGGCTGGCACGTCTTCATCACCACGTCCACGACCGGCTTCCAGGGCGAGCCCTTGGCGAACAACGCCCTCAATACCACCTGCGACGGCAAGAACTGGTTCGGCTGGCCCTGCGATGAGGAGCTGAACAAGATCCGCTTGGAGTTCGTCACCGCGGGTACTTCCGAGCAGCGCCTGGAGATCGCCGGGCGTCTCAACAAGCGCTTCTACGAGGTGGTGCCCTACGTCAACACCGGACAGTTCGTGACGCCGGCGGCCTACCGCACCAACATCTCCGGGATCATCGATCTCGGCTACCAGGTGCTTTGGGCGGTGGAGAAGAAATAG
- a CDS encoding succinylglutamate desuccinylase/aspartoacylase family protein — MTTRPTRLSTDIDFDRDGKQVSNIFMAWSRNASAYGEVQIPIACIRNGPGKTMLYTAGTHGDEYEGQVALLDLIRALEPGEIRGRVIIVPAANFPAAMNGSRLSPYDNGNLNRAHPGDPDGGPTAQIAYYIGQTLVPMADAYHDLHAGGSSLDYLPFVSSHLSGNAELDQRQLAAAKAFAPPMVVIGKSSDDRLAQRAAHKRGIIAFGGEFGGRGAVTISGVKLVATGIRNMLHFLGILPDWQPPKPKAPTRLMQIAGRRYFVYAPANGLFEPAVELGDEVIAGQKAGRLHFIEDPMRPPIEPTFAIAGTVVCKRVQGRCERGDCLAHLATPYAG; from the coding sequence ATGACCACCCGTCCGACCCGCCTTTCCACCGATATCGACTTCGATCGCGACGGCAAGCAGGTCTCCAATATCTTCATGGCGTGGTCGCGCAACGCCTCGGCCTATGGCGAGGTGCAGATCCCGATCGCCTGCATCAGGAATGGGCCGGGCAAGACCATGCTCTACACCGCCGGGACCCACGGCGATGAATATGAAGGGCAGGTGGCGCTGCTCGATCTCATCCGCGCGCTCGAGCCGGGAGAGATCCGCGGCCGCGTCATCATCGTGCCGGCGGCGAACTTTCCCGCGGCGATGAACGGCTCCCGGCTCTCGCCCTACGACAACGGCAACCTCAACCGGGCGCATCCGGGCGACCCGGATGGCGGGCCGACGGCGCAGATCGCCTATTACATCGGCCAGACTTTGGTGCCCATGGCGGACGCCTATCATGACCTGCACGCCGGCGGGTCCTCGCTCGATTATCTGCCCTTCGTCTCCAGCCACCTTTCCGGCAATGCCGAGCTGGATCAGCGTCAGCTCGCCGCGGCGAAGGCGTTTGCGCCGCCGATGGTGGTGATCGGCAAGTCCTCCGACGACCGCCTGGCGCAGCGCGCCGCGCATAAGCGCGGCATCATCGCCTTCGGCGGCGAATTCGGCGGCCGCGGCGCGGTCACCATTTCAGGGGTCAAGCTGGTCGCGACCGGTATCCGCAACATGCTGCACTTTCTCGGCATTCTGCCGGATTGGCAGCCGCCCAAGCCGAAGGCGCCGACCCGGCTCATGCAGATCGCCGGGCGCCGCTATTTCGTCTACGCCCCGGCCAATGGCCTCTTCGAGCCCGCGGTCGAGCTGGGAGATGAGGTCATAGCCGGGCAGAAGGCGGGAAGACTGCACTTCATCGAAGATCCCATGCGGCCGCCGATCGAGCCCACCTTCGCCATCGCGGGGACGGTCGTCTGCAAGCGGGTGCAGGGGCGCTGCGAGCGCGGCGACTGTCTGGCCCATCTCGCCACCCCGTATGCGGGTTGA
- a CDS encoding acetamidase/formamidase family protein: MPPLPVHILGRERIEYAFDRSHEPLITVTAPCELLIDTHNSRRGRLNKPEDEEACRPDPKDRFPQSNPMTGPVGILGAEPGDALAVDILDIQVDEQGYVGVFPEVGIVQDVTNRRTVVMLPVKDGQVHFKDLRLPLKPMIGAMACAPAGEPISVGLIGRHGGNMDNNRVTVGTKVHLPIRVGSALFYVGDVHATMGDAEMSGSGAEIGARVHLKLELVKGAAREWPWMETADRIITTASAPKFEAAAELATSSMMILLQERLQVSAVDAFALLSIAGDLRVNQYCSSERLGTSVRMEFPKLNAGMTRA; encoded by the coding sequence ATGCCGCCTCTCCCCGTCCATATCCTCGGCCGCGAGCGCATCGAATACGCCTTCGATCGGAGCCACGAGCCGCTCATCACCGTGACCGCACCCTGCGAGCTCTTGATCGACACGCATAATTCGCGCCGCGGCCGGCTGAACAAGCCGGAAGACGAGGAGGCTTGCCGGCCAGACCCCAAGGATCGCTTTCCCCAATCCAATCCGATGACCGGCCCGGTCGGCATCCTCGGTGCGGAGCCGGGCGACGCGCTCGCCGTCGACATTCTCGACATCCAGGTGGACGAGCAAGGCTATGTCGGCGTCTTCCCCGAGGTCGGAATCGTCCAGGACGTCACCAACCGCCGCACCGTCGTCATGCTGCCGGTCAAGGACGGGCAGGTGCATTTCAAGGATCTGAGGTTGCCCTTGAAGCCGATGATCGGCGCCATGGCCTGCGCGCCGGCGGGAGAGCCGATCTCGGTCGGCCTCATCGGGCGGCATGGCGGCAATATGGACAACAACCGGGTGACGGTCGGAACCAAGGTGCATCTGCCGATCCGGGTCGGCTCGGCGCTTTTCTACGTGGGCGACGTGCACGCGACCATGGGCGATGCGGAGATGAGCGGCTCTGGTGCGGAGATCGGCGCGCGCGTGCACCTGAAGCTCGAGCTGGTGAAGGGGGCGGCCAGGGAGTGGCCGTGGATGGAGACCGCGGACCGCATCATCACCACGGCCTCGGCGCCGAAATTCGAGGCGGCCGCCGAGCTCGCCACAAGCTCGATGATGATCCTTTTGCAGGAGCGCTTGCAGGTGAGCGCGGTCGATGCCTTCGCGCTTCTGTCGATCGCCGGCGATCTCCGGGTCAATCAGTATTGCTCATCGGAGCGGCTCGGCACCTCGGTCAGGATGGAGTTCCCCAAGCTCAACGCCGGGATGACGCGGGCTTAG